Part of the Zingiber officinale cultivar Zhangliang chromosome 6A, Zo_v1.1, whole genome shotgun sequence genome, GAAATGAACTCTGATGAGATTTACTCGCTCAATACTCTTCACCTTAAGTAGTTTACTTTTAAACATAAAACTACAATGATTGGATAATCAATTGAAATAGAATTTTAAAGAAAAGGTTAAAAAACATGCTGATTTATCTTGACACACTTCGATATGTGCCaaagcatcttgagcatcaacagCATATGAAACTCACTAGCAAGACCACCACAGATGCAACAAGAGATTCTCCATATCAGCCAATATCAAATGTTGGTACTTTATCATAGCAGTAAGTTTTCGGCATGCCGCTTTGCATGGCAAGGGATTTTAATCCATAGACAAAGCAACACCAACTCTAGAATTTTGTATCGCATAGGGTGGTACTAACTGAGATTCTGGGTATTTGGAAATTTCAACCAGTGACTGCTTAGTTCTTCCAAATTATCTGAATGTCCATTATTCTCAGATGAAACAATACCAACTATAAATATTCTCACAAATTATCCAGTCCCACAAAAACCAACTTGGCACTTTTCGTTACCTAAGATCAGAACACACTTTTGAGGAATTTATGTTTAACATCAAGGGCATGCTTACTGGCTACTGATAATTCAGAAAATTGAATAAAATATCAATTCAGAAAAAAAGAAAGGATGATGAGGGAAAGTTTTCAAACCTACATGATAATTTTAAATAGTACATAAATTCATGACATTGCCACGGTTCTATCAGCTAAGAAAGATTTTCTTTCACCTGATAGTTTCTAACAGGGCTTTGAGAGGTGAGGAATGTTGCGTGTAAATCAAAAGGATTAAACAATGTAAGGAGACTGCTTAAGAAAATAATAGTACAACTAACTTCTTTTAATCCTGCAGGCGGTGCCGCGGTGTTAATCCTTTAATTGTTTTacttacattaaaaaaaaatcatatccgTAATTTCCCTATTTTTATAGCAACTTAAGGTGTCATAAAAGAAGATAGCATAGTTTATTCATAATAATTGCTCATCTTAACTAAATAGATAATTTCTTTAGGTTTGTTCCATATCTTCAATGGAATAAAAGAGACCAACAACACTCATCCAACTGAAGTCAAAATAGCTGTGACTTAATCTTTCCTGATAAGAATAATTATTTAGCACAAACCAAGAGTTAATACATGATAGATCCATAGTACACATAATGTATagagaaatttttctaatattatttgcttaaaaggaaataaaaaaggaAGAGAATGGAAAAGTCAAAGATGAAATGGGAAAGAAgactaaaatgaattttttatatGGATAAATGGAGGACTGAAGGAAGTTTAAGTAGTCATTTTTTCAACTATTTCAGCATTTACTATGACACagtaaaaggaagaaagaaatttCCATTTTATTGGTTTTTTTCCCTTTAGGTTTCTTCATGTTTTTGCATAGATTAGTTTTTAAAAGATGACTATGAAGTTCACAATTTCTGCCTCTCCCAATTTATgcgcaaataaacaaacaacaataTTTTTCTTCTAAGTTTTTCATCAGCTTCCCAGTCTTTCAACTTTCCCTCCAAGTAAATGTTTCATAAAGGAACAAGGGTGATTGTGCTAACCACCTAAAAATGTCTTTCTATAAGCCGAACAAAAACAATAAAACATACAAGAAAGTAACTACTAGAAACCAATTGATAATACAAGTAAATTCTAGAATGTTGGAGAAACTTGTTAAGCAAAAAAGAACAATGAACAACAACCATGTCTTATCCTACTAGGTAACGTTGGTTATATAAATCCTTCTACGTCATTGGACTCTATCCCCTGCgatattatcatttatatttaaataaattttattttattttattgttgctaaccaagtcttttttggccTTCCTCTTCGTCATTTGATATggcatttgtcatagtttcacattgtctaactagagcatttattggttaTCTAAATCGATggtcgtaccatcttaaacaaaAGCAATAAACACTCAAAGAAAAATTATCATCCAAAAACATTGAGGATGATGGAATTACAGAAACAATATAGGATTTAATAGCATTATGAAATCATATCAAACCAAAATCTACAAAATCTCACCGAAAATTTTTGGATGTGCTTGGACTTGAATCATTAGCTTTTCCTTGAACCAATGAGATTTTAGGAGGATTTCTGGGAAGGGAATGAGAAACATATGGAACAAGATGGCCATTGTTCTCTTGGGAACCTTCTGCAGTACCATGTGCAACTGCAGCAACACTGGGTTCAACAGCATAACAACCATCAACATTTCCCATAATCAGCTCAACAATCCTTTTAACTTCTGCAGCCCGCGTCAAATGTGCCTGTATTCACTAAATGGTAACAGATCATGCACAACAGTCCTAAATTAAGCTTGAAAATCATATAAGTGAATATAACAAGATGCAGAAATAGGCAAACCTTTAAAAAGGCATATAATGAAAGTTGAACAATCATGAAATAATTTCATCAGAAGTAGCTACAAATAAGCAGAGGAAAGTTTGCACAATTAAGAACAAACAAATAAAGGCTAATTACCACACTATCGATCTTCAATTTGCATATGATAGGATCATAATTGTAAATAGTTTGGGACCTAATTGATCTGTAAATATAGAACCCACATGGGTATAAATGTAAGATGACAATAAGATAATATACATAGGTAAAGGAGAGTATTTAAGAGAAAATTcccaaattatttttttcatataacATAGTTTAGGAGCCATGTTTCAACACCTCAAACCTGTGTGGCACTCCACCTCTGGTAGCAATTGGGTGGACCACTTAAGAGTAGAGCAGAAGACTTTATCAATTACAGATTGGACAATTGAAACTGTATTAACTTTTTCAAGAAAGTAGGAAGGCTTGGTCAATTGCAATAATATAATTGGCAATTCTTTAATCTGGATTCTTTTTCAATCAGGAATCTGATTCTCCAATTGAGCTATAGCATATTCAACCAATCTTTTGCAGATTGACAATTGTAATCGAGATTTTGCCAGTTACAGGGAATATACATTGTTGGGGTTGAAAAAAAACACAAGTTAATGGAAAATATATATTGGGAATACATTGTTAGTTACAGGGACAATAGTGAAAGAAAGATTGTTGAGGTTGAAAAAGGACAATAGTGAAAGAGACATTGCTGAGGTTGAAAAAAGAGACCAAGTTAATGGCAAGAAGGAGACCTAACAAAGAATGGGTCAACTAGGTCAGTTAAGGTAGCAAAGTGGTCATTACAACAAAGCAACAGTGATTGTGGCAAACAATATTGTCCCCTTAGGTGATGGTAGAAATGGCACAAGATATGAGGGAGATTGATAACCAAAAGAGAATAGGCAAGCAGTAAGTTGTAGAAGGAGAGCAAAAGAAGGGTAGGGGAACGGAAACAGAAGAGGAAAGATCAAAGTATAAGGGGAAGAGCAAGAAAAGGAAAATGTTCAAAATATTGCTCCTGCCAACAGCTTTGGAATTTGTGTATAGGAACACACATCTTTATGGGGGATTAGCAAAGATtagaatttttttacatttttataaattttaatgaaATTTAAACATTATGATAGGGAtgcttttattttaaaataatctagCTACATAAGTTAGGCTTGATTGGACACTAAAATGGTGTTGAGTGCATTTTAGGAAGATAGGGAAGAGTAATATTAAAACGACATATTTGGACTCATCATCTAACCTCACACTCAAAGTGAGCACACAACATCTCTATTCATCACGTGTGAAAATTATAGTAGTAGTCATGTGGAACATTTCGATTTTGGATGTTGTCTACTCATATCTGAGTCCAACAAACATAGATTAAAATCTTTTGAGAGTACATTGTAATTTACCCTAGATTATACTTGTGAATAATATTGAGAAGCTAATTTGGTCAAACTGAAAGATCCAATTTTATATTTGATCAATTTCTAACCAATTTCAGATCCCTTGTTTATTTATCTATAACAATAACTTAGAGAAGGATATCCTCCGACATCCCAAGTTGACAAATTCATCCTACGTTCAAAATTtcggctatatatatatatatatatgttgactGGAAATTCCCACAAAATGAGAGAATATATCTTGTTTTTCCTGAGATAAAGAGGTTATCCACAAATGATAGGACCCATGATCTGTAAACATTTCAAGGAACAAAATTGACTGAAACAGTGGCATAATGTAGTGATGATTGGTTTTAGCATGTTAACGCTCTTCACCTCCACACACACACACCGCTCCCCAACTGATCAAATGTAAAACTTTTATTATAAAGATGAGGTGACAGACATCCAGATCCATTCTGTTTCAAGTAATTACATTCCAGTCTGAGTAACATAGACTAGTTGTGTATGTGAAAATATCATTAAGTGAATGGAAAATGGAATAATTCTAAATACTTTTACCTGCACAACGTTGTAAATAGCCTTCAAAAGAAGAACAAAGCTTTCAGGAGATAGACTCCGCAACTTGCTTGCAAGGGACAAACTTCCACCTGATTCAAGATGTaagaacatgaaaacaagaaaaaataataatattgatcTTCATGTATGCAAAAGAATATGACAATTAGCCAGACCATCTGAATCACCAACTCTGTCGCTGGTAACCAGATCAGAATCCATTGGTCGAGCTAATAGAACTGGAAGAGAAGCAGCGACTGTAGCTTTAATTGAAGCTTTCATTTCAGTAATAAGTGTATCACGGTACAGCCTCAACACAGACGGAAGCTTTGCCTAAAATAAAGTATATAGATCCTCTtagaaagaaacaaaatatctcTTTAAGAAAAGTGAAGGTGTTAGTTAAACCATAGCTAAACAAAGATTACTTGGCTATCACCATTCCACATGAAACTACTGAAGATAATTTCCTTTAACACATTAGTTAGCACAATCCAAGTCCTATTAAAAAAATGGAAAGGGTATGAGGAGTGCATAGATAAATCATGAAAACAATAATTAAAACCATGTTGCTGAATGTTTGAATCGCAGTCTAAAATAGCATGCCATGTTGGTCAGCATGGCCAAAGCATACATGTTGGACTGACCAAGTAGCACACGACAAAGGTATGATAGACAATACAGGTGTCGACTTCTTCTAAGAGTTTCTTCCAATATTCATGGGCAATGAGAGACAGCAAGCATGGGGCTGAAGCGGAGGTGTGCAATTGTGTGACAGATAAATATAAGTTTTGCACATATCTTATGTGTCATGCACAAAACTCACAAGCTGCAGATGCTTAGGTGCCAATTGGACACACTCAACAACATCGTCAGTTGAATTTCAGATGTCCACAGGTGTCAAGATCCAAGATGGTATCTTCTTCGTTCCTCTAGCTCCATCAAGGCTTTCATCCAATTCCTCTaactttgtcttcttcctttctttttgtCAAGAAACCAAACACAAGAAACGGTGCAACCAGCGCAAGGTGTCAACACAGCATGACACTGGATCATTCCAATTAGTTATGGATACCTCGactcataacaagacttaatgtCTTTGTTTGAACAAGAAATAGCCATTATCCATGCAAAATCAAAGTGCATGGAAAAAGAACAATACAATAAAAAAGTtgataaatagaaataaaaaaacaaCAATTTCAATCCCAAGCCCAAATGAAAAACGTTTGAGTGTTGCATTAGACCAAGACAACCAAAGTTAAAATTTCTCTAAATCTATGAATATGAATGGCCAACCCCATTGTTGGAATAAATACGGCCAGAcaatgaagataaataaatagaaaggaaaGTGAAATCAACTATATGCATTAACACAGTTACTTCAAAAAAATAAAGCACATCtatcaaaataaaatcaaatgaggaagaaagGAAACTTGCTGTTCTTAGTAGACCGATGATGAGTGGAAGAAGACAATCTTGAAGGTTAGAGCTTTCCTCATCCTCTAACTTTACCTGCAGTAAAACATAGTACCTTATGTGACTTGCAGTAATTTACAGCAGCCTAGTTCACGCAATTATTGAAGTTTAGGCAAATTATTGATATACTTACAACAATCTTGGACTTCAAATGATAAAAGAAAACAGAGAAGGAAGAGGCATTTTGAATAGATGTAAACATGAATTTTATACTAATGAAGTGAAAATATTGAAAAGCAAACACACATCAGAGATACTAAGGTAGGAAATTGGGAAAAGACTACTAATTCTAACAACCGACAGGATAGTTGTTGCAGAATAATTCAAGTAAACTAACTGATATCATAATGGAAAATAGTTggcaactaaaaaaaataattagttcTCTTTTAGCTATCATCTAGGTATAAAGGAGAATTGTGACCATGGAATTTTTCCTCCGTGCATATCTTGTTAATAATATTTTCACATTTTGTATCATCCATCCCTAAGGTCTCTGATTAACATATTGTATATCAAACATGTTCTGAGCAGCTAAGGGACTGCATAGAGTATATGTATGCAAGCTCCAAAGACAATTGGAACAACTTGTAGAACTATACTGTCAAGATgcaaaacaatatatataagaaAGCATCTATCATAAAATATATTCAAAACTCAACTTCCAAAATTCATATAAATGAAACTTCTTCAACTACAGCATCGTATATCAAAATAATCAACCTAAGAAATCCATAAAAAGGAAATTGTACAGCAACTACGTAAAATGTAATATAAGTTAAAAGTCAACATCTACCACTTAACATACAATAAGCAAAAGAACAAAGACGAGGGTTTACATACTTGGTCCTCTACTCCTTTCATAAGATCACTAGCCTTACTCACTAATCTTGATAAAATCATTGAATCAAAAACCTTGCCATCAGGTATGGAAGCACGCATGAATTCTGCTGAAAGAATGCTGCAAAAAATGAATATAGCATGTTAAAACCAAACTCTAAATAATGAAACAAATAAGTCTCATAAGATAGTAATTATAAATCTAGAGTATAGAGATTAATAAGAAAGTGTATATGCGATTGAAATATTTAACTAGGAAACAAGTCAATTTGTAGCAAATTTATATAGTAACATCTTTTCTCAGTGCAAGTAACTATAGTTGTATGAATACTCCACGGTTGGCATTGCAGTCTTTAAGATAAGAAATTCTAGACATGACTCAATCTTGGTGCTGAGGGAATCTATAAAGTttcacaaaaaaataataataatttcaaatGTAAATGCAATTGTGCGGACAGCAAACCAGCATAACTTGTTATCAAAATACATCTCAAGAATGAAATTAACTTCCTACACTTACAATAAAGGTGAAAAATCAAGACATTCATAAGATGATTAAGCCAATCGCCTAAGACTAACTATTGCATGTGCAGATTGATTCAAAATTAATCATCAACCAAAAAGGTTGACCAAAGATCAATTATTAGAACTACTAACTCATTTTTATATAGCAACAGTAAAACCTTCAAAATAGAAAGATCAAAAGATGAGCATTGTCATAAGTTATTTTTGCTTAAATTCTGGATAGATGTAAAATACTGcaaccaaataataattaaataataagatttaatggacgaaaaatcttaatggaatttttaggaatttttagaaattttctgggatttaatcagAGCTCGTGtgacgtatttagaggggatgcacttatgggcgagaaaaagtctgtttggaatacccggaaGTGGGAATTGATTGAGAGGTttatctagggttaaatttttaAAAGCCTAAGTTATAAAAGCTGGATTTTCCCTTGAGCCCTCGGCGCCAAACCCTTGCCTTGCCCTcgcccttgcccttgcccttgccgtgccctagctccccaCACGGCGCCgggcttcttcttcccctctcgcGCCGCTGCCCTCTCCTCTCTCGCCTGATCGCTGCAAATCTTCGACCCGAGACATTGGCGCCGCGCCACCAGCCACCATCGTTCGCCCACGCCGCACCTCCGTCGGTCACGACGAGCCCCAGCCGCCGGCCTTGCCTCCTGCCCTTACCACAGCGGTGATCTCTCTTCCTCGCATGAGCACCCTTGGATGCTACCGACTCCTCCTCACGACCGCACCAGAGATGCcgactgccagtcccacgtcacactcgaggatagttttcgttttggttttgttatcgtttgaatggtatgttgattttgtgtattttgcatTTCAatgagtcgatgtgaatttttggTGTCTAGTCTGATGGTTGCAGGCATTTttttagtgtcgttgttggtcttgTTTTTCGTGTTGtttgtgttttccgctgcgtttacgttGTTGTGTGTTTCCTTCCAGCCGTATaggtttattaaactgcgtggttgtgtatatatatattccagccaagtgtggttgaggtatattttgtatgtagtaatgcttcagattgtcacccgtactggggagatgctgccgaaatttcttcggacagggactcctctggggcgtgacaatagatGACAAGCTGGTCAATAGCAACAACAGCTTTTTCACTTCGCTATGATTATTACAatgcttaaaaattaaaataccaCTATTTCTATTGGTTATCAGCTAAAACCCAGATAAAATAGAAACCTACTGTGTCAAGCTATCAAATGCATTAATTGCAGCAGTAACAAGTAGCACACAGAAAGAGTAATAATGTTTAGCCACACCAGTAATTGACCAAGGAAGAACAAATCGTCTATTCTTCCAGtcaaaagatatttttttagTTAGTGCAAGTCATGTATTAATTTCTGAGACCTCAAATCAGCATATGAAGTATAACCAAAAATGTGTCTGGAAACATCAAAGGTTTAGGCAAACCTATTTATCGAATCCAAGGCACTTGACAACTGATCTCGAAGATGCCGAAAACAATGAAGGCCAACAAGCTCATCAGTATCCTGTTTTGTAATCATTGATCAAACAAGGAATAGAAAAAGTGAACAAGGTgatcattaaaaaatttaatgcAAGATTGTGCAGATTCAACAATTCAGAAAGCGTATAAGAAACATAGCTTTAAGTATCAACATAATTTCTTTTTCAATGTGTTGAACTAATGAATAAGATGAAGCCCTGTAGTAATGAATTAGAATACCCACTGGATAGAAAGCAGATTCTGCAGACCTCAAGCAGCAATGGTTACAATAAATGAATAGCATAACTTCAGAAAAAAAATCTATCTTCTCTTCCATGTGAATGCAAGGCACTTTTGCAGTAGACAAAGATACCCTACTACTATCCATTCATTATTGAACATACATGTAGCTTTTCAGATGCATCTCAGACAATAAGTTGTAACCTGTTAGTACTCTTACTGAACTGATAAGGTTACTTGTCTTAAAAATACGAAGAAATTGTAGAAAAAACTTCACTCAATATTCGAGGGCAGGAGCTTATTTTATGAAAGATTTTGCTAATCTTCTCAAAAGGAATTTTTTGGGTTAGCTTTAAGTAAAATATTACCTAAGAAAATTGTTTTTGTAGGAAATTATTCACTTTATTTCTTGCACTTCCATATTACTAAGTTACCTCCAATAGAAGAATAGCATTTCAAAGTACACTAAGCAAATATGCATAGAAGAACCTTCAATATCTAGAGGTTAATGCTTCTTTGTTTTTACCAAGAAGAATTTCATTGACACCTTTTAATATAGTATAAAATCCTTTACCATGGTTTGTAAAAGATATGGTTGGCCCATAATCCAAAACTAGGCCAATTCATGGATAACAATCTGCTAATCCTAATCAAATTTTAGTCCATTTTCAGATGTCTTCACTACCCAAAGAGATACAACAAAAGAAATTCCACATGATCTATGATCGAGTAGAGATTGAAAATCAAAATATATTGGGAAGAATTAACCAAGacacccaagaagaaaagatcaaAGTTCTGTATTGAATTGATCAACAAGATTTACAAACTATTAGTAATAGTATAATGTGGAACAAAAAACTCCTCATACGAAAAAAAGTTTGCATTCAAAAAATTAGCCAATGTGACCAAAAAAAATTATGCCACAAAGTATGAGATTCATTAGTAGTGATTGATGGCAAATCCTTACAATTGAAAATATGTCCTAAAATAATACTGTGAGTCAAGACATTTTACCAAATATCcgataaaaactaaaaaaaatccaTAATTAGTCTTTGTTTCATGCACCAACTcagatttaaaatattaaaaaaaaacaacccaAAACTTACCAGCAACTGCTGCAAATCATCTATCACGTCTAAAGCACCAGCACAATCTGCTGCTGCAACAAGCTGCACTAGACAATTATGTTGCATCATATTTTGTTCATATCAGAGATAAGAGATGTAAGCTATAAACTAATTGAGAGAAAAGCAGACATTCTGGCAGAAGTGCATACTAAAGGAATTTCGTAATTGTTTAGGATGCAATGATCTAAAGTTTTCCTGATTTCATTAGATTACAAGAAAAGTAATGCAAAAGAATCTACCAAGAAAGGTTATAAGATAttcaaattatatataattttttgaaGTTTGAAAAGCACTGAATAGAggataaagaaaacaaaatattTAATCCAAATCACTGGATACCATGAATCAATACATGCTTCTAAACTCACATAGCTTACATCCCTTTGAATTCAAAAGCATGTTTCTACAAGCAATGGAaatccataaaaaaaaattttaaccccTGCTCTCCCGTCTTTAGACAAGTAAGGCCTGGGAAGCATCCATCCTAGACAGAGTCACTAATACACAGGAATTTTTCCTTGTATATGTGGATTGTTTTTATGGAAATTGGTTTAAGTACTTAATTGTGGCGATATGATGGTAGCCATTACATAACAAATTCTCTCGAAAGTGATCTTAAGATTTCATAGAATATCATGCTCGTGAAAAGGTGTAAAAACAATGGATAATAGTGTATCAACATTAACTGCTCCCTCGCTACTATCCTTTAGCCAAACAATACACAGTGAGAAATCCCCATGATAGTCCAAAATAGAACACATTTTATATGCCCGATTGATAAAATCATTGAGCTCCAGCAATATAAATCTTTGAATATGAAAATCATCCTATATGCCTTGTTGACAAGAAATTAGTTTGTTCCTATTGTTGTCATTTTATGCAAGTCTGGTAGTGTTATTATGATTGTGTTTTAAGTAATATAAGATTTTCATAGCCATGATTGCAGCTAATTTTGAGTAACATTTATATTTTTTAGAGCATCGTAAAACTTCTACATTTGTGTAAGCACATAGAGGCTCAAGCAGAGCCAGAACTTGGCACGTTAGAGCACCTATCACTTTTAACTGGTGGTTATCCGCATAATGTAAATGGTGAAAGTTCAAAACATCAAAGTAAGTAAATGATTGGGTAACATATTATGTATATTAACAACTGCATTCTATGTGACCTGTTGAATGGTTCAAATATCTTAAGAACTAAGATGCACGTATCATGATCCTGTATAGTTCAATCATGCATTCTGATAttcaacttaaaattttaataatatattaaacttttatttttgtgttttagAATGATACAAGAAAAGTGCCTACACAAATTCGTCACAGGAAAACCAATAAGAAGCCCATAATTTGCATTGAAGCTTAATAACAAGTTCAGTGATTTTAGAACCCCCTAAATACTTCTTTGCTTGATGAGATTATTATAGCTATCTCATTTTCCCATCAATCAATTAACTCATTCATCAAAGAGGTACTGAACAAGAAAGAATCTCCAACACAAGTTAGAGAAACAGTGTTCTATTACTAGATATTATCTGTTCTGAACAGAAATCATACAGCAATTTGATTAAAAAAGGAATTAGAGAGTGACAGGTTGTACCAGTTTCATTGCCCCCAGTGCTTGGCTAACGTAGAGGATGACAGTGAGCTTCTGGTGCAGTGCTAATAGATTTCCACGGGTGGCATTCAGCTCTTGCACTTTTCTGGCTGACCCAACAAGATCTCCAGTTAGGATCCGGATAGTTTCCTTCAGTTCCCGAATCCTCACACATGCTTCCACGATCTGCCCATTCAGACCCTGAAGCTGACCCTGAGCTTCATAGAACGAATCCGATCGCAGTGAGATCTCCCTCACCAAATGCATCTCAACGACATCCAGGTATTGTGTCAATCTCTCTTGGAGGGCCATGTTCTCTTCACCCGACGGTGAGAAGGAGCATGCTGCCTTAAACGTGGCGCCCTCCTCCAACGCGAAGTCCTCTTTGAAAAACAACGACGGAACCTCCCGGAGACAAGCCACCAGAGCCTCCCCTTGCCCTCGGACCTCTCCGTCGCCACCAGAAGCGTCGTCGGCAGCAGCGGCGCTCTCCTTTGATCTATGGCTGAGGATGTCCTCGAACCGCGAATATGCATCAGCGACAGACGAAATGTAGGGAAGAAAGTCGGCGCGGGCGACCTCGGGGAACGAGACGGACGGAGCAAAGGGAGCAGTGAGGTCGGGGTAGGCGGCAGAAGAGGAGGACCACCAGAGAGACCAAGAGGCATCGGAGCGGCCAGCATGGGGGTTGTTAAGGATGGAGGCAAGGCTGTGACTGACGGCGCTGCTGCCGGCGGATGAGGAAGGAGAATCGAGATCGTGGGATCGGCTGGAGGCTGAGCTGGAGCGTCCGTTGGACGCCAGATCTCGGAGGCGGGAAGGCAGTGGCGCCTCCATATCAGCGGTTGCAGGTGGGGGATTAGAAGCGGAGGTGCATGGGAGATCTGGAACCCTAGAGCTGGAGAGGAACGCCGACGAGATGCAGTCAGATCCTGATCGAGGAGGATGAGAACTATAAGTCTATAATTGGCTGCTTACCCTCCAAATAAACATAATAACCGAGATCAGATCTGAAAGTTTTCTTGAGTGCTTGGCCGTAAAATTTTTATTAGGACACGGACAAGAGGAAAGGAATTCTGAGGTGTGTGAATTGAAAAAGAACACAAGTCTACGTGGCGATTCTACTTACGTGTCGATTCCAGCGGGACGGTTCTGGCCAGGTCTGCTTTAAGCTCCATGAGCTGGTTAAGCTGGTCTGGCCTAGTCGATAAGGAACATGAGTCGGATATACATGACATATGGATCAGCTTACCAATTTTGTTTAGATTTATAATTAAATGCTGATGACTAAATTTGATAtttgtttatattcatttaatatatatataattaaatagaaaAGTTTTAAcaactaattaaataaaattgataaatttcaataaaaaagttaataaataggaataaaagaacaTCAATATAATTAAATAGAAAAGTTTTAAcaactaattaaataaaattgataaatttcaataaaaaagttaataaataggaataaaagaacaTCAATTTCAATATCAAGCCCAAATGAAAAACAATCTGATTGTTTTGTTAGAACAAGACAACCAAAGTTAATgaacaatatttattttttttagtaatctaaatatttaattttttgaaccAATTAACTCTAAATGATTGACTTTACCTTATTAAAGTTCTCATCAACCATTAGTATAAATATAAAACGTGCTAAGTGACCCAACAATAGtaactaaattttttaaaatcaatcatGCTAAGCAAATGCTTTGTCAATATCACTCTTATCTTATCACTTGTGTTGTACCTGAGAGCTAGTGAATAATAttcacaaataaaatttatcatgtttatCAATACAATTTTTATTAACATGATtaatagatttaaaaaaatatattat contains:
- the LOC121997967 gene encoding vacuolar protein sorting-associated protein 54, chloroplastic-like produces the protein MEAPLPSRLRDLASNGRSSSASSRSHDLDSPSSSAGSSAVSHSLASILNNPHAGRSDASWSLWWSSSSAAYPDLTAPFAPSVSFPEVARADFLPYISSVADAYSRFEDILSHRSKESAAAADDASGGDGEVRGQGEALVACLREVPSLFFKEDFALEEGATFKAACSFSPSGEENMALQERLTQYLDVVEMHLVREISLRSDSFYEAQGQLQGLNGQIVEACVRIRELKETIRILTGDLVGSARKVQELNATRGNLLALHQKLTVILYVSQALGAMKLLVAAADCAGALDVIDDLQQLLDTDELVGLHCFRHLRDQLSSALDSINSILSAEFMRASIPDGKVFDSMILSRLVSKASDLMKGVEDQVKLEDEESSNLQDCLLPLIIGLLRTAKLPSVLRLYRDTLITEMKASIKATVAASLPVLLARPMDSDLVTSDRVGDSDGGSLSLASKLRSLSPESFVLLLKAIYNVVQAHLTRAAEVKRIVELIMGNVDGCYAVEPSVAAVAHGTAEGSQENNGHLVPYVSHSLPRNPPKISLVQGKANDSSPSTSKNFRADVLRENTEAVFAACDAAHGRWAKLLGVRALLHPKLRLQEFLRIYDITQNFIAATEKLGGRLGYSIRGTLQSQSKAFVDYQHDCRMTKIKAVLDQETWVAVDVPDEFQAIVILLSSADVSINNSELLSNNPNSSTIETTVVSNQDHTIQKEFDQAADHDKQTSSPLSAMVNQNTIVESTPKQNSNASSNEPGRSASQMLVYQGVGYHMVNCGLILLKMLSEYVDISKFLPSLSSEVVHRVVEILKLFNMRTCQLVLGAGAMQVSGLKSITSKHLALASQIVSFVHAIIPEIQRVLFEKVPEARKALLAVEIERVAQDFKVHRDEIHMKLIQIMRERLLANLRKLPQIIESWNAPEDNDLQPSQIARSITKEVTYLHRILSQILLEADVHAIFRQVVHIFHSHISEAFSKLELSTPQAKNRLCRDIQHILGCIRKLPSDSLEKASAPNFGLLDELLEEKYGTKVG